In the Prochlorococcus sp. MIT 1307 genome, one interval contains:
- a CDS encoding chlorophyll a/b binding light-harvesting protein, whose translation MQTYGNPDVTYGWWVGNAVVTNKSSRFIGSHIGHTGLIAFTAGANTLWELARYDPSVPMGHQGMMSINHLATIGLGFDEAGVWTGAGIAFIGIFHLICSMVYGGAALLHSLVFSEDTQNSSGLFADDRPEHRQAKRFKLEWDNPDNQTFILGHHLVFMGVACVWFVEWARIHGIYDPAIGAIRQVNYNLDLTQIWNHQFDFIAIDSLEDVMGGHAFLAFFEIGGGIFHIFTKQIGDYTEFKGSKFLSAEAILSWSLAGIGWMAIIAAFWCATNTTVYPVEFFGDPVELKFVLAPGWYDAAPIDGAPLGHSSRAWLCNFHYIIGFFNIQGHLFHALRAAGFDFKRITNAVSNLDSIRVNQLAD comes from the coding sequence ATGCAGACCTACGGAAACCCAGACGTCACCTACGGGTGGTGGGTTGGTAATGCTGTAGTAACCAACAAGTCAAGCCGATTTATTGGCTCTCATATTGGTCACACAGGATTGATTGCCTTCACTGCTGGTGCAAACACCCTTTGGGAACTTGCTCGGTATGACCCTTCAGTGCCAATGGGGCATCAGGGCATGATGAGTATTAACCATTTGGCAACTATTGGTCTTGGATTTGACGAGGCTGGAGTCTGGACAGGTGCAGGTATTGCCTTTATAGGTATTTTCCACTTGATCTGTTCTATGGTTTATGGAGGGGCTGCTCTCTTGCACTCCTTGGTTTTCAGTGAAGATACCCAGAACAGTTCAGGTTTGTTTGCGGATGATCGCCCTGAACATCGTCAAGCGAAACGATTCAAGCTTGAATGGGATAACCCCGACAATCAAACCTTCATTCTTGGACACCATTTGGTTTTCATGGGAGTTGCATGTGTTTGGTTTGTTGAATGGGCCAGGATCCATGGAATCTACGACCCAGCAATTGGCGCCATACGTCAAGTTAATTACAACCTTGATTTGACTCAGATTTGGAACCACCAGTTTGATTTTATTGCAATAGATAGTCTTGAAGATGTCATGGGTGGCCATGCTTTCTTGGCTTTCTTTGAGATAGGTGGTGGTATTTTCCACATTTTCACCAAGCAAATTGGTGATTACACCGAGTTCAAAGGATCTAAATTCCTTTCTGCCGAAGCAATTCTTTCCTGGTCATTAGCTGGTATCGGTTGGATGGCAATTATTGCTGCCTTCTGGTGCGCAACTAATACTACTGTTTACCCAGTTGAATTCTTTGGTGATCCAGTTGAATTGAAGTTTGTTTTAGCTCCAGGTTGGTATGACGCAGCACCTATTGATGGCGCTCCTCTTGGTCATTCATCTAGGGCATGGCTCTGCAACTTCCATTACATCATTGGATTCTTTAATATCCAAGGTCACTTATTCCATGCTTTGAGAGCAGCCGGTTTTGACTTTAAGCGTATTACCAATGCTGTCTCAAACCTTGATTCAATTAGAGTGAATCAATTGGCTGACTGA
- a CDS encoding FAD-dependent oxidoreductase — MPALERDFLLPSYDVLVVGAGIGGLTAAALLAKRGFKVLVVEQHYLPGGCASIFRRKGFTFDVGASLFFGFGEAGYNPHQFVMNELQEDIYLVPMEETFTIHLDKTKKVSMYTDREKFWNELCECFPDQSENIKALLTEFESFYHQSIESYGGQFFAPAETPPDHGKKLLLSRPFYLVRLLRYLLSSQEQLFRRFTKDPQILKLFTLLNQNMTTCGLDQTPAIAGPMIHVESYTGGCYYADGSPQVLANKLEKAIHKYGGKILYRHRINKILIENDHATGCQLDNGVIINARTVVSNATVWNLYGKLIDKQHIPVRKRNWAQRFRPSYSIFGVYLGVKSEAIPLDCKPTQILAYRYKGKPSYLTVYITSLLDPLSSPPGTHSLCIFLPEETPEKTLPTDGKDRYHDRNYRDSKNDKAAEIIDYLDKNYFPKLKKNILVQEIATPQTIQRYTLKNAGAIGGPQVNMKQSYMSRLAARSDWKGLYCVGDSTSQGIGVVSVTVSAISAVNAILQDLGKKEYVPLKKYPESFVHYKSKPSIYNQDNEYNFPSSKEIKLHPDYPNSCFNLRCINTYPDNSENGRIARLVEASNWIGASQALRELNPFSETQGYLSISEDFCSEHCSRTLCPEAPTKIHSLNRFICEKVPYYSPEVAPSNNQKVGIVGAGPSGLTCAHYLARLGYKVDIFEKSREVGGILRAVNYSTRLPKEVLNREISNLILPSIRIHYEHKLGQNLTLEDLQVKYDSIFIACGLDITAKPDKGISKYKNSVHGCQFLKNFVSEPSQVIGSTYTIIGTTFLAIDIAESLIFRGAGKIFVVYDEKGSQNNLKYLLSMKQFGLELLKSNQVELNSILNASKEVVFADTEPKILDSQLQEHLGIANDLKPEFWIDMKTMLIKGMKNIFAGGQMIRGPGNFMQAVKDGRRAALSIDENLRKEFRTYQ; from the coding sequence ATGCCTGCACTAGAAAGAGATTTCCTGTTGCCCTCCTATGATGTTTTGGTAGTAGGTGCAGGTATTGGTGGCTTAACTGCTGCAGCGCTTCTAGCAAAAAGAGGCTTCAAAGTTTTAGTTGTAGAGCAACACTATCTACCAGGTGGATGCGCGAGTATTTTTAGGCGGAAGGGGTTTACTTTTGATGTAGGGGCATCACTATTCTTTGGGTTTGGTGAGGCAGGATATAACCCTCATCAGTTTGTGATGAATGAGCTCCAAGAAGATATTTATCTGGTGCCTATGGAAGAAACTTTCACGATACATCTAGACAAGACAAAGAAAGTTTCGATGTATACAGACCGAGAGAAGTTTTGGAATGAATTGTGTGAATGCTTTCCAGATCAGTCAGAAAATATCAAGGCATTATTAACTGAATTTGAGTCTTTTTATCATCAATCAATTGAAAGTTATGGAGGTCAATTTTTTGCTCCCGCTGAAACGCCACCAGACCATGGTAAGAAACTACTGTTATCCCGTCCTTTCTATTTGGTAAGGCTGCTTCGCTATCTTCTTTCTAGTCAAGAACAATTATTTCGTCGCTTTACAAAAGATCCACAGATACTCAAGTTATTTACACTTTTAAATCAGAATATGACCACATGTGGTCTTGATCAGACACCTGCGATTGCGGGACCTATGATTCACGTAGAATCATATACAGGTGGGTGCTATTACGCTGATGGCTCTCCTCAGGTTCTGGCTAATAAACTTGAAAAGGCAATACATAAGTATGGTGGTAAGATCCTTTATAGACATCGAATAAATAAAATTTTAATAGAGAATGATCATGCTACTGGATGTCAATTAGACAATGGAGTTATAATTAATGCAAGAACCGTAGTTTCAAATGCAACAGTTTGGAATTTATATGGAAAGTTAATTGACAAGCAACATATTCCAGTGAGAAAAAGAAATTGGGCACAAAGATTTAGACCTAGTTACAGTATTTTCGGGGTTTATTTAGGTGTAAAGTCTGAAGCAATTCCTTTAGACTGTAAGCCTACACAAATATTAGCTTATAGATATAAAGGAAAACCTAGTTATTTAACAGTATATATTACATCCTTATTGGACCCGCTATCTTCTCCTCCTGGAACTCATTCCTTATGTATATTTCTACCAGAAGAAACCCCTGAAAAGACATTGCCTACTGATGGCAAGGACAGATATCATGATAGAAATTATAGAGATAGTAAGAACGATAAAGCAGCAGAAATTATTGATTATTTAGACAAAAATTACTTCCCAAAACTTAAAAAGAATATCTTAGTTCAAGAGATTGCTACGCCTCAAACAATTCAACGTTACACCTTAAAGAATGCTGGAGCTATTGGTGGGCCGCAAGTTAATATGAAGCAAAGTTATATGAGTAGACTTGCAGCAAGAAGTGATTGGAAGGGACTTTATTGTGTTGGAGACTCTACTAGTCAAGGTATTGGCGTAGTTTCAGTGACGGTTTCAGCTATTAGTGCAGTTAATGCAATTTTACAGGACTTAGGGAAAAAGGAATATGTTCCATTAAAGAAATACCCAGAAAGTTTTGTTCATTATAAATCAAAGCCTTCTATTTATAACCAAGATAATGAATATAATTTCCCATCAAGTAAGGAAATTAAACTACATCCAGACTACCCTAACAGCTGCTTTAATCTTCGTTGCATTAATACTTATCCAGACAATTCAGAAAATGGTCGTATTGCTCGGTTAGTAGAAGCTTCAAATTGGATAGGTGCATCTCAGGCTCTTCGAGAATTAAATCCATTTTCAGAGACTCAAGGATACCTTTCTATTTCAGAAGACTTTTGTAGTGAACATTGTTCTAGGACTCTTTGTCCAGAAGCTCCTACAAAAATTCACTCATTAAATAGATTTATTTGCGAGAAAGTACCATATTATTCTCCAGAGGTGGCTCCTTCTAATAATCAAAAGGTAGGTATTGTTGGCGCTGGACCATCTGGTTTAACATGTGCTCATTATTTGGCACGTTTAGGTTATAAAGTAGATATCTTTGAGAAGAGCAGAGAAGTTGGCGGGATTTTGAGGGCTGTTAATTATTCTACCCGGCTGCCTAAAGAAGTTTTAAATCGGGAAATATCAAACTTAATTCTTCCTTCTATTCGAATTCATTATGAACATAAGTTGGGGCAAAATTTGACTCTAGAGGACTTGCAAGTTAAATATGATTCTATTTTTATCGCTTGTGGGTTAGATATTACAGCCAAACCAGATAAGGGCATATCGAAGTATAAGAATTCAGTACATGGTTGCCAATTTCTTAAGAATTTTGTTAGTGAACCAAGCCAAGTAATAGGCTCTACCTATACAATTATAGGAACAACATTCCTTGCTATTGATATTGCAGAGTCACTGATTTTTAGAGGTGCTGGGAAGATATTTGTAGTTTATGATGAAAAAGGAAGTCAAAACAACTTGAAATATCTTTTAAGTATGAAGCAATTTGGTCTAGAACTTTTGAAATCCAATCAAGTGGAACTTAATAGTATATTAAATGCCTCTAAAGAGGTTGTTTTTGCTGACACAGAGCCGAAGATTTTGGATTCACAACTTCAAGAGCATTTGGGTATAGCTAACGACCTTAAGCCAGAATTCTGGATTGATATGAAAACAATGCTAATAAAAGGGATGAAAAATATTTTTGCTGGAGGTCAAATGATTCGCGGTCCTGGCAACTTTATGCAAGCTGTGAAAGATGGAAGAAGGGCAGCATTGTCAATTGACGAGAACTTGCGAAAGGAATTTAGGACCTATCAATAG
- a CDS encoding DUF1499 domain-containing protein — MPLNKQGELTACLIQTNCVLVEWKIENINQAYEKLIEIASDLPRTTLLERSENYWHGLCRSFLFRFPDDLEILRLPRKGVIQVRSASRLGLGDLGVNRNRVNKLYKTLKSKC; from the coding sequence ATGCCCTTAAATAAACAAGGAGAACTTACTGCGTGCCTTATTCAAACAAATTGTGTCTTAGTTGAATGGAAGATTGAAAACATCAACCAAGCATACGAAAAATTAATAGAAATTGCCTCTGATCTTCCTAGAACTACTTTATTGGAAAGATCAGAAAACTATTGGCATGGTCTTTGCAGAAGCTTTTTATTTCGTTTCCCTGATGATTTGGAAATTTTGAGATTACCAAGAAAAGGTGTCATCCAAGTTAGATCAGCCTCTAGGCTTGGGCTTGGTGACCTCGGAGTAAATAGAAATAGAGTCAATAAGTTGTATAAGACTTTGAAATCAAAATGCTAA
- a CDS encoding 2-oxoacid:acceptor oxidoreductase family protein — protein sequence MKQLSVNKNETPKGLVPNTPKYPGIPVTCNGNKLVTQWVEVRITEGGVYYPITPSTEGGEIYQQAFSEGVLDVWGNQKLSVEAEGEHAAQGGAIAVSMTGKRTVNFTSGQGIVYAMEQYYHAPAKFSTMVLEVGARALTKHALNVHCGHDDFNAALDTGWTMLMARDAQQAADQAIILRKCNEITLNPGMNIQDGMLTTHSERTYRAPEADLLREYLGAPDEQIDTPTKAQKELFGPRRRRVPKMLDLKNPVLLGPVQNQEHYMNGVIARRDNFNEPILKVLKECYEEFAQLTGRKYGLIHEYKTEDADTVFISLGSATDNIEAACDYMRKERNAKVGSIHINVIRPFPEAEVINALRGKKRVLILERTDEGMAGDNPLGRDIRTALSKAQESDSYGSYLPALKYEEVPRIFRASYGLGSRDFRPEHIIGAYEYAIGDNSRKDGRSAKDGENYFTLGINHPYSVISSDTPSLLPKGAIAVRFHSIGGWGMITTGKNLGEIIGKFGQIISNRKPTYNKLGQLEEKLFIMANPKYGSEKKGAPTNYFLTVASKKIQVNCELNHVDVVLCCDPKAFTHTNPLEGLKKGGSLVWESSENPDSAWERIPSKHRDFIKKNKIRVFILPGFSIAREATKRADLQLRMQGNTFLGAFFKVSTFLQDHNINEDEYRKIVHNQYEKKFGRFGSAVVDSNMKVMDGGFNRVQEIKYGDIEDEDTSSMRNPLLAPKSAGLIQIPATAGCEESGCKMCSTPEGQTRSPFQTIKKFDSEFRNGFGYHQPSGAYASLSVMAAASGATQSKYVARRETPVFIAENCTQCMECITACPDTAMPNSAQDIRTILSTAIRNYISKKSMADALHKELPLLDENCRKQMNENIVKKIKMPFSKILELELNKLDHIDQDARSELLMIISKLPLAYNNVNAIYRTLEKKSPGQGGLFSIFISDLCKGCGECVQVCGDHNALKMEQETPGLNSKLSTAQLFSRLLPETNQKFLGLYQTENPEEARESILRNHLMVRRNYEALVSGDGACAGCGEKTVLRAVASITEAYMRPIFHRKAKRLNQKAQYLKEIGLDKLEAFESKHNDEYNWFKRSLAHIVLGLGGENENDTNHRLKNHGLISNQAMIDALVTVIKQDAFNHSDLQAIDGSTANGMSTMYMGAHTGCNTVYGSTPPSNPHPYPWMNSLFQDGSTISWLIGEAAILNHSRRSVTPERLATALLERETGLSSEQEYFELTHLDDSLMTDLEISELPKVWAIGGDGAMGDIGFQNVSKVVLQNRPNVNLLMLDTQVYSNTGGQNSDSSNMLGGYDMNQFGVATQGKLNEKKSVAEAFTSGHGSPFVAQVSMANSAKMYKAMIDGLEYRGTSFFQCFTSCQPEHGVGDNMSANQARMVRDSRGMPEFIYNPRNGEILQESFNLKANPSLKKDWFETKFPVSRESYNMTVAHWAITEARFRRHINEISDIEANELIHIENILTLVTQQDVIYRRVFDQKHHAYIPDWGVYFKAEVKGILKYFSVSRQMVLFHIERRKSWRMLQSRAGITNEDYAAQKLLLEKLKDGEISRDDCIKEGKEILKSLIK from the coding sequence ATGAAACAGCTATCCGTTAACAAAAATGAGACTCCAAAGGGGTTAGTGCCAAACACTCCCAAATACCCTGGTATTCCAGTCACTTGCAATGGGAACAAACTAGTTACCCAGTGGGTAGAAGTTCGAATTACCGAAGGAGGAGTCTATTACCCAATTACTCCTTCAACAGAAGGTGGCGAAATTTACCAACAGGCCTTTTCTGAAGGGGTCTTGGATGTCTGGGGTAACCAAAAATTATCTGTAGAGGCTGAAGGTGAGCACGCAGCTCAAGGAGGAGCCATTGCTGTTTCGATGACAGGCAAACGTACTGTCAATTTTACATCAGGGCAAGGCATTGTTTATGCGATGGAGCAGTACTACCACGCTCCAGCAAAGTTTTCGACAATGGTCTTAGAAGTAGGCGCTAGAGCGCTAACAAAGCATGCCCTAAATGTCCATTGTGGGCATGATGACTTCAACGCAGCACTAGATACTGGGTGGACGATGTTGATGGCTCGAGATGCCCAACAAGCAGCTGACCAAGCGATTATTCTCCGTAAATGCAATGAAATAACCTTAAATCCTGGTATGAATATTCAAGATGGGATGCTAACTACCCATTCTGAACGTACATATCGTGCGCCTGAAGCTGATCTATTAAGAGAATACCTAGGCGCCCCTGATGAACAAATAGATACTCCAACCAAAGCGCAAAAAGAACTATTTGGCCCTCGTCGCAGACGTGTTCCGAAGATGCTGGATTTAAAAAATCCTGTTCTTTTAGGACCTGTTCAAAATCAGGAACACTATATGAATGGTGTTATTGCTCGTAGAGATAATTTTAATGAGCCTATTCTTAAAGTCCTTAAAGAGTGTTATGAGGAATTTGCACAGTTAACTGGTCGCAAATATGGGCTTATTCACGAATATAAAACTGAAGATGCAGATACAGTATTTATATCTCTTGGCTCCGCCACAGATAATATCGAAGCAGCATGTGACTATATGCGAAAAGAACGCAACGCAAAAGTTGGATCTATACACATTAATGTAATTCGCCCATTCCCAGAGGCGGAAGTTATTAATGCTTTAAGAGGTAAAAAAAGAGTTCTGATATTAGAGCGCACAGATGAAGGAATGGCTGGAGACAACCCATTAGGTCGCGACATTCGAACAGCTCTTAGCAAAGCTCAAGAATCTGATAGTTATGGGAGCTATTTACCCGCACTTAAGTACGAAGAGGTTCCACGTATATTTCGTGCAAGTTATGGCTTAGGATCTCGTGATTTTCGCCCTGAACATATCATTGGAGCTTACGAATATGCTATTGGTGATAATTCTAGAAAAGATGGGAGGAGTGCAAAAGATGGTGAAAACTATTTCACACTTGGTATAAATCATCCTTATAGTGTAATTTCTTCAGATACACCCTCTTTACTTCCTAAGGGTGCAATTGCAGTTCGTTTTCACTCAATTGGTGGGTGGGGAATGATAACCACAGGGAAAAATCTTGGGGAAATTATTGGCAAGTTTGGCCAAATCATATCTAATAGAAAACCAACTTATAACAAGCTTGGACAATTAGAAGAGAAGCTCTTCATTATGGCCAACCCTAAGTATGGCTCAGAAAAGAAAGGTGCTCCAACTAATTATTTTCTTACTGTTGCATCTAAAAAGATCCAAGTTAACTGCGAGCTTAATCATGTAGATGTTGTTCTTTGCTGTGATCCAAAAGCCTTTACACATACAAATCCTCTTGAAGGTTTAAAGAAAGGTGGAAGTTTAGTATGGGAATCTAGCGAAAATCCAGATAGTGCTTGGGAACGAATTCCTTCTAAGCATCGAGATTTTATAAAAAAGAATAAGATTCGTGTGTTTATTCTTCCAGGCTTCTCAATTGCAAGGGAAGCCACTAAGCGTGCAGACTTACAACTAAGAATGCAAGGTAATACATTTCTTGGTGCCTTTTTTAAAGTGTCAACTTTCCTCCAAGATCATAATATTAATGAAGATGAATATAGAAAGATTGTCCACAACCAATATGAGAAGAAATTTGGTCGGTTTGGATCAGCAGTAGTGGATTCTAATATGAAGGTTATGGATGGAGGTTTCAACCGTGTACAGGAAATTAAATATGGTGACATCGAAGATGAAGATACCTCAAGTATGCGTAATCCATTATTAGCCCCTAAATCTGCAGGTTTAATTCAAATACCAGCAACAGCAGGATGTGAAGAGAGTGGTTGTAAAATGTGCTCAACGCCAGAGGGACAGACAAGGTCACCTTTTCAAACAATTAAAAAGTTTGATTCTGAATTTCGTAATGGATTTGGATACCACCAACCTTCAGGAGCATATGCCAGCCTTTCAGTAATGGCTGCCGCTAGTGGAGCAACACAAAGTAAATATGTGGCCAGGAGAGAAACACCTGTTTTTATTGCAGAAAACTGTACTCAATGTATGGAATGTATTACTGCTTGTCCTGACACAGCAATGCCAAACTCAGCACAAGATATCAGAACAATTCTTTCTACTGCTATCCGCAATTATATTAGCAAAAAGAGCATGGCTGATGCATTACATAAGGAATTACCTCTTTTAGATGAAAATTGTAGAAAACAAATGAATGAGAATATAGTTAAGAAAATAAAAATGCCATTTAGCAAGATACTTGAGTTGGAACTAAATAAGCTAGATCATATAGATCAGGATGCACGAAGTGAGCTTCTAATGATCATAAGTAAGTTGCCATTAGCCTATAACAATGTGAATGCAATATATCGAACCTTGGAGAAAAAGAGCCCTGGTCAAGGAGGTCTTTTCTCTATATTTATTAGCGACCTATGCAAAGGTTGTGGTGAATGTGTGCAGGTATGTGGAGACCACAATGCGTTAAAAATGGAGCAAGAAACACCAGGCTTAAATTCAAAATTAAGTACTGCACAATTATTTAGTCGATTGCTACCAGAAACCAATCAAAAATTTCTTGGCTTATATCAAACAGAAAATCCTGAAGAAGCTCGCGAATCAATTTTGCGGAATCATTTAATGGTAAGGCGCAACTATGAAGCACTTGTTTCAGGAGATGGTGCTTGTGCGGGTTGTGGAGAAAAAACTGTTTTAAGAGCAGTTGCTTCTATCACCGAAGCATATATGCGTCCTATTTTTCATAGGAAGGCAAAAAGGTTAAATCAAAAGGCCCAATATTTGAAAGAAATTGGATTAGACAAGCTTGAGGCCTTTGAATCTAAACATAACGATGAATACAACTGGTTTAAACGTAGTCTTGCCCATATAGTTCTAGGCCTTGGAGGTGAGAATGAGAACGATACTAATCATCGTTTAAAGAATCATGGCCTAATTAGCAATCAAGCAATGATTGATGCATTAGTTACTGTTATCAAACAAGATGCTTTTAACCATAGTGATTTACAAGCAATAGATGGGTCCACTGCAAATGGCATGAGCACCATGTATATGGGTGCTCATACGGGCTGCAATACCGTGTATGGCTCAACTCCACCATCCAACCCACATCCATATCCTTGGATGAATTCATTATTTCAAGACGGGTCAACTATCAGTTGGCTCATCGGAGAGGCAGCTATTTTAAATCACTCTCGTCGCTCTGTAACCCCAGAAAGATTAGCCACTGCTCTATTAGAGAGGGAAACTGGTTTAAGTAGTGAGCAGGAATACTTCGAATTAACCCATCTCGACGATTCTTTAATGACGGATCTGGAAATTAGTGAATTACCAAAGGTATGGGCTATAGGAGGAGATGGAGCAATGGGTGATATTGGCTTCCAAAATGTCTCAAAGGTTGTCTTACAAAATCGCCCAAATGTGAATTTACTAATGCTAGATACTCAAGTTTATTCAAATACTGGTGGGCAGAATTCTGACAGTTCAAACATGCTTGGTGGATATGATATGAATCAATTTGGGGTCGCTACACAAGGGAAGTTAAATGAAAAGAAAAGTGTGGCAGAAGCATTTACTTCTGGACACGGATCGCCTTTTGTGGCTCAAGTTTCTATGGCAAACTCGGCTAAAATGTATAAAGCAATGATTGATGGACTTGAGTATCGTGGTACTTCATTTTTTCAATGCTTTACATCTTGCCAACCTGAACATGGTGTAGGTGATAATATGAGTGCCAACCAAGCTCGGATGGTTCGTGATAGTCGAGGCATGCCAGAGTTCATTTATAATCCACGGAATGGAGAAATACTACAAGAAAGTTTCAATTTAAAGGCTAATCCATCACTAAAAAAAGATTGGTTTGAGACCAAATTTCCTGTAAGTAGAGAAAGCTATAACATGACAGTCGCACATTGGGCTATAACTGAAGCACGCTTCAGGCGGCACATAAACGAGATATCAGATATTGAAGCAAATGAATTAATCCATATCGAAAATATACTTACATTAGTTACGCAGCAGGACGTTATATATAGAAGAGTATTTGATCAAAAGCATCATGCCTATATACCTGACTGGGGTGTTTATTTCAAAGCAGAGGTCAAAGGCATTCTGAAATACTTTTCTGTTAGTCGTCAAATGGTTCTCTTTCATATAGAACGACGTAAATCTTGGCGAATGTTGCAGAGCCGAGCTGGAATCACGAATGAGGACTATGCAGCACAAAAGCTATTACTAGAAAAGTTAAAAGATGGAGAGATCTCTCGTGATGATTGTATAAAAGAAGGCAAAGAAATACTGAAAAGTCTAATTAAATGA
- a CDS encoding Nif11-like leader peptide family natural product precursor, with protein MAIDQLKAFLQKMQVDTALKNEVLASSTADDVAQIALKLGFEFSGDELLRFSGKKVGRVTVKKNDVPGEYN; from the coding sequence ATGGCAATAGATCAATTAAAGGCTTTCCTTCAAAAGATGCAGGTTGACACTGCTCTTAAGAATGAGGTGCTTGCATCCTCTACAGCCGATGATGTTGCGCAGATTGCCTTAAAGCTTGGATTTGAATTTTCCGGAGATGAGTTGCTGAGGTTCTCAGGGAAAAAAGTAGGCAGGGTTACAGTAAAAAAGAATGATGTACCAGGGGAATATAATTAA
- a CDS encoding chlorophyll a/b-binding protein — translation MKESAEMQNGRWAMVGILAAIGTYTFTGQIIPGIF, via the coding sequence ATGAAAGAAAGCGCTGAAATGCAAAACGGAAGGTGGGCAATGGTTGGCATCCTTGCTGCTATTGGAACCTACACATTTACTGGCCAAATTATTCCTGGTATTTTTTAA